The Brachyhypopomus gauderio isolate BG-103 chromosome 2, BGAUD_0.2, whole genome shotgun sequence genome contains a region encoding:
- the slc25a23b gene encoding calcium-binding mitochondrial carrier protein SCaMC-3b isoform X2 has product MGEPGARFPSERSRDEREKRWAELFDKLDLNKDGRIDINELRAGLDAWGVVRSDAEEIVRVSDTNRDGQLDFEEFTQYLRAHEKELRLMFCSLDRNNDGHIDVGEIQQSLYTLGVKVTVEEACKILQSIDRDGTMTINWNEWRDHFLFNPFHKMEDIAHYWKHSLMLDFGEQLTVPDEFSDWERRTGLVWRQLFAGAVAGAVSRTGTAPLDRLKVFLQVHGSGGCSLWTGLHGMVKEGGIRSLWRGNGINVLKIAPESAMKFMAYEQIKWVIRGCKEGGTLRVQERFVAGSLAGATAQTIIYPMEVLKTRLTLRKTGQYSGTIDCARQILHKEGVRAFYRGYVPNTLGIIPYAGIDLAVYETLKNAWLQQYCTGSADPGVFVLLGCGTMSSTCGQLASYPLALIRTRMQAQASIEGAPQLSMVGQFKYIVSHEGVLGLYRGIAPNFLKVIPAVSISYVVYEHMKKALGVG; this is encoded by the exons ATGGGTGAACCGGGCGCTCGCTTCCCTTCCGAAAGGAGCCGAGACGAGCGAGAGAAACGGTGGGCCGAACTGTTCGATAAACTGGACCTAAATAAAGACGGTAGGATAGATATAAACGAACTTCGTGCTGGACTGGACGCCTGGGGTGTCGTCCGGAGTGACGCTGAGGAG ATAGTGCGTGTAAGTGATACTAATCGAGATGGACAGCTGGACTTTGAGGAATTCACCCAGTATCTGCGTGCCCATGAGAAGGAGCTGAGGCTCATGTTCTGTAGCTTGGACCGTAACAACGATG GTCACATAGATGTGGGTGAGATCCAGCAGTCCTTGTACACCCTTGGTGTGAAGGTGACTGTTGAGGAGGCGTGTAAGATACTGCAAAG TATAGACAGGGATGGCACCATGACGATTAACTGGAATGAGTGGCGAGACCATTTCCTGTTCAACCCATTCCACAAAATGGAGGACATCGCCCACTATTGGAAGCACTCCTTG ATGCTTGATTTTGGAGAACAGCTGACCGTGCCGGATGAGTTTTCTGACTGGGAGAGAAGGACTGGTCTGGTCTGGCGCCAGCTGTTTGCTGGGGCAGTAGCAGGAGCTGTGTCCCGAACCGGAACCGCCCCGCTGGACAGACTCAAGGTGTTTCTTCAG GTTCATGGCTCGGGCGGTTGCAGCTTGTGGACTGGGCTGCATGGAATGGTGAAGGAGGGGGGTATCAGGTCCTTATGGAGGGGCAATGGTATCAATGTACTAAAAATCGCTCCTGAGTCTGCCATGAAGTTCATGGCCTATGAGCAG ATCAAGTGGGTGATTCGGGGCTGTAAGGAAGGGGGCACACTCAGGGTACAGGAGAGGTTTGTTGCTGGCTCACTGGCTGGAGCGACCGCTCAGACCATCATCTACCCCATGGAG GTGCTGAAGACACGTCTCACTCTACGCAAGACAGGGCAGTACTCGGGGACAATAGACTGTGCCAGGCAGATCCTGCATAAAGAAGGGGTCCGGGCCTTCTATAGGGGCTATGTGCCAAACACGCTGGGCATCATCCCTTATGCTGGAATCGATCTGGCTGTCTATGAG ACTTTGAAAAATGCCTGGTTGCAGCAGTACTGTACAGGTTCAGCGGACCCTGGGGTTTTTGTGCTGCTGGGCTGTGGCACTATGTCGAGCACCTGTGGTCAGCTAGCCAGTTACCCACTGGCCCTCATCCGCACTCGTATGCAAGCCCAGG CTTCCATAGAGGGAGCTCCACAGCTCTCCATGGTGGGTCAATTCAAGTATATAGTCTCCCATGAGGGTGTGCTGGGCCTCTACCGTGGCATTGCCCCTAACTTCCTCAAGGTCATTCCTGCTGTTAGCATCTCCTATGTAGTTTATGAACATATGAAGAAAGCTCTGGGAGTGGGCTAA
- the slc25a23b gene encoding calcium-binding mitochondrial carrier protein SCaMC-3b isoform X1, producing the protein MGEPGARFPSERSRDEREKRWAELFDKLDLNKDGRIDINELRAGLDAWGVVRSDAEEIVRVSDTNRDGQLDFEEFTQYLRAHEKELRLMFCSLDRNNDGHIDVGEIQQSLYTLGVKVTVEEACKILQSIDRDGTMTINWNEWRDHFLFNPFHKMEDIAHYWKHSLMLDFGEQLTVPDEFSDWERRTGLVWRQLFAGAVAGAVSRTGTAPLDRLKVFLQVHGSGPGLYLQVHGSGGCSLWTGLHGMVKEGGIRSLWRGNGINVLKIAPESAMKFMAYEQIKWVIRGCKEGGTLRVQERFVAGSLAGATAQTIIYPMEVLKTRLTLRKTGQYSGTIDCARQILHKEGVRAFYRGYVPNTLGIIPYAGIDLAVYETLKNAWLQQYCTGSADPGVFVLLGCGTMSSTCGQLASYPLALIRTRMQAQASIEGAPQLSMVGQFKYIVSHEGVLGLYRGIAPNFLKVIPAVSISYVVYEHMKKALGVG; encoded by the exons ATGGGTGAACCGGGCGCTCGCTTCCCTTCCGAAAGGAGCCGAGACGAGCGAGAGAAACGGTGGGCCGAACTGTTCGATAAACTGGACCTAAATAAAGACGGTAGGATAGATATAAACGAACTTCGTGCTGGACTGGACGCCTGGGGTGTCGTCCGGAGTGACGCTGAGGAG ATAGTGCGTGTAAGTGATACTAATCGAGATGGACAGCTGGACTTTGAGGAATTCACCCAGTATCTGCGTGCCCATGAGAAGGAGCTGAGGCTCATGTTCTGTAGCTTGGACCGTAACAACGATG GTCACATAGATGTGGGTGAGATCCAGCAGTCCTTGTACACCCTTGGTGTGAAGGTGACTGTTGAGGAGGCGTGTAAGATACTGCAAAG TATAGACAGGGATGGCACCATGACGATTAACTGGAATGAGTGGCGAGACCATTTCCTGTTCAACCCATTCCACAAAATGGAGGACATCGCCCACTATTGGAAGCACTCCTTG ATGCTTGATTTTGGAGAACAGCTGACCGTGCCGGATGAGTTTTCTGACTGGGAGAGAAGGACTGGTCTGGTCTGGCGCCAGCTGTTTGCTGGGGCAGTAGCAGGAGCTGTGTCCCGAACCGGAACCGCCCCGCTGGACAGACTCAAGGTGTTTCTTCAG GTTCATGGCTCGGGCCCTGGTTTGTACCTGCAGGTTCATGGCTCGGGCGGTTGCAGCTTGTGGACTGGGCTGCATGGAATGGTGAAGGAGGGGGGTATCAGGTCCTTATGGAGGGGCAATGGTATCAATGTACTAAAAATCGCTCCTGAGTCTGCCATGAAGTTCATGGCCTATGAGCAG ATCAAGTGGGTGATTCGGGGCTGTAAGGAAGGGGGCACACTCAGGGTACAGGAGAGGTTTGTTGCTGGCTCACTGGCTGGAGCGACCGCTCAGACCATCATCTACCCCATGGAG GTGCTGAAGACACGTCTCACTCTACGCAAGACAGGGCAGTACTCGGGGACAATAGACTGTGCCAGGCAGATCCTGCATAAAGAAGGGGTCCGGGCCTTCTATAGGGGCTATGTGCCAAACACGCTGGGCATCATCCCTTATGCTGGAATCGATCTGGCTGTCTATGAG ACTTTGAAAAATGCCTGGTTGCAGCAGTACTGTACAGGTTCAGCGGACCCTGGGGTTTTTGTGCTGCTGGGCTGTGGCACTATGTCGAGCACCTGTGGTCAGCTAGCCAGTTACCCACTGGCCCTCATCCGCACTCGTATGCAAGCCCAGG CTTCCATAGAGGGAGCTCCACAGCTCTCCATGGTGGGTCAATTCAAGTATATAGTCTCCCATGAGGGTGTGCTGGGCCTCTACCGTGGCATTGCCCCTAACTTCCTCAAGGTCATTCCTGCTGTTAGCATCTCCTATGTAGTTTATGAACATATGAAGAAAGCTCTGGGAGTGGGCTAA
- the slc25a23b gene encoding calcium-binding mitochondrial carrier protein SCaMC-3b isoform X3, with protein MGEPGARFPSERSRDEREKRWAELFDKLDLNKDGRIDINELRAGLDAWGVVRSDAEEIVRVSDTNRDGQLDFEEFTQYLRAHEKELRLMFCSLDRNNDGHIDVGEIQQSLYTLGVKVTVEEACKILQSIDRDGTMTINWNEWRDHFLFNPFHKMEDIAHYWKHSLMLDFGEQLTVPDEFSDWERRTGLVWRQLFAGAVAGAVSRTGTAPLDRLKVFLQIKWVIRGCKEGGTLRVQERFVAGSLAGATAQTIIYPMEVLKTRLTLRKTGQYSGTIDCARQILHKEGVRAFYRGYVPNTLGIIPYAGIDLAVYETLKNAWLQQYCTGSADPGVFVLLGCGTMSSTCGQLASYPLALIRTRMQAQASIEGAPQLSMVGQFKYIVSHEGVLGLYRGIAPNFLKVIPAVSISYVVYEHMKKALGVG; from the exons ATGGGTGAACCGGGCGCTCGCTTCCCTTCCGAAAGGAGCCGAGACGAGCGAGAGAAACGGTGGGCCGAACTGTTCGATAAACTGGACCTAAATAAAGACGGTAGGATAGATATAAACGAACTTCGTGCTGGACTGGACGCCTGGGGTGTCGTCCGGAGTGACGCTGAGGAG ATAGTGCGTGTAAGTGATACTAATCGAGATGGACAGCTGGACTTTGAGGAATTCACCCAGTATCTGCGTGCCCATGAGAAGGAGCTGAGGCTCATGTTCTGTAGCTTGGACCGTAACAACGATG GTCACATAGATGTGGGTGAGATCCAGCAGTCCTTGTACACCCTTGGTGTGAAGGTGACTGTTGAGGAGGCGTGTAAGATACTGCAAAG TATAGACAGGGATGGCACCATGACGATTAACTGGAATGAGTGGCGAGACCATTTCCTGTTCAACCCATTCCACAAAATGGAGGACATCGCCCACTATTGGAAGCACTCCTTG ATGCTTGATTTTGGAGAACAGCTGACCGTGCCGGATGAGTTTTCTGACTGGGAGAGAAGGACTGGTCTGGTCTGGCGCCAGCTGTTTGCTGGGGCAGTAGCAGGAGCTGTGTCCCGAACCGGAACCGCCCCGCTGGACAGACTCAAGGTGTTTCTTCAG ATCAAGTGGGTGATTCGGGGCTGTAAGGAAGGGGGCACACTCAGGGTACAGGAGAGGTTTGTTGCTGGCTCACTGGCTGGAGCGACCGCTCAGACCATCATCTACCCCATGGAG GTGCTGAAGACACGTCTCACTCTACGCAAGACAGGGCAGTACTCGGGGACAATAGACTGTGCCAGGCAGATCCTGCATAAAGAAGGGGTCCGGGCCTTCTATAGGGGCTATGTGCCAAACACGCTGGGCATCATCCCTTATGCTGGAATCGATCTGGCTGTCTATGAG ACTTTGAAAAATGCCTGGTTGCAGCAGTACTGTACAGGTTCAGCGGACCCTGGGGTTTTTGTGCTGCTGGGCTGTGGCACTATGTCGAGCACCTGTGGTCAGCTAGCCAGTTACCCACTGGCCCTCATCCGCACTCGTATGCAAGCCCAGG CTTCCATAGAGGGAGCTCCACAGCTCTCCATGGTGGGTCAATTCAAGTATATAGTCTCCCATGAGGGTGTGCTGGGCCTCTACCGTGGCATTGCCCCTAACTTCCTCAAGGTCATTCCTGCTGTTAGCATCTCCTATGTAGTTTATGAACATATGAAGAAAGCTCTGGGAGTGGGCTAA
- the LOC143484042 gene encoding coiled-coil and C2 domain-containing protein 1A-like, whose translation MMATLSQKLDSTLEASKHSELEDVSSFLPPPESVLDEEQDGSLRSTDELRAVTKNSDADSFGTEPQVDVSTAPDQETSCNLDMEDVLPSQPLQSSSLCLDTSYQYTQLVERLLQQEEKCRQYCQQFSHMGNITETTRFERLAEECASQVEALKVAQDKGYPVPKFHMEDRNVNAFKINPELSGSEMLLKIVRGINLPVPGGISLNDLETSVRFEFAFPSLQESQRDQTHSVKSSSSPEFGEQFALQIKRGRRGFRRGILSKSIKFEIIQKGTLFRTDKVVGSAQLKLDCLESECDTRQLVEVFKRRTPTGGHLEVCMRIREPLGGPRSQTVTEKWLVLDPHTLPLVAAPKSQIRDRTEKRVSSRSAICSVL comes from the exons ATGATGGCCACG CTTTCTCAGAAATTAGACTCCACCTTGGAAGCTTCCAAGCACAGTGAATTGGAAGATGTCAGTTCTTTTCTGCCCCCTCCTG aGAGTGTGCTGGATGAGGAGCAGGACGGCTCCCTGCGGTCCACTGATGAGCTCCGTGCTGTGACCAAAAACAGCG ATGCAGATTCATTTGGCACTGAACCTCAAGTAGACGTCTCCACAGCCCCAGACCAGGAG ACGTCCTGCAATCTGGACATGGAAGACGTGCTTCCTTCCCAGCCCTTACAAAGCTCTTCTCTTTGCCTGGATACCAGCTATCAGTACACACAGCTGGTAGAGCGTCTTCTCCAACAAGAGGAG AAGTGCAGACAATACTGCCAACAGTTTAGCCATATGGGTAACATCACAGAGACTACCAG ATTTGAAAGGCTTGCAGAAGAGTGCGCCTCTCAAGTTGAAGCTTTGAAAGTAGCACAAGACAAGGGATATCCAGTGCCAAAGTTTCATATGGAGGATCGGAACGTTAACGCCTTCAA GATTAATCCAGAACTGAGTGGAAGTGAAATGCTGTTGAAGATAGTCAGAGGGATCAATTTacccgttcctggag GTATTTCTCTAAATGACTTAGAGACTAGTGTACGCTTCGAGTTTGCCTTTCCTAGTTTG CAGGAGTCACAACGGGACCAGACTCATTCAGTCAAAAGCTCCAGCAGCCCTG AGTTCGGAGAGCAGTTTGCTCTTCAGATTAAGCGTGGCCGCCGAGGCTTCAGAAGAGGCATCCTGTCTAAAAGCATCAAATTTGAGATCATTCAGAAAGG GACTCTGTTCAGGACTGATAAAGTAGTGGGCTCTGCTCAGCTGAAGCTGGACTGTCTGGAGAGCGAGTGTGACACCAGGCAGCTAGTAGAG GTCTTCAAACGCCGAACTCCTACAGGAGGACACCTTGAGGTATGCATGAGGATTCGGGAGCCGTTGGGAGGGCCACGGTCCCAGACAGTAACAGAGAAATGGCTGGTTCTGGACCCCCACACCTTACCACTG GTAGCTGCTCCCAAATCCCAGATTCGAGACAGAACTGAGAAGCGTGTCAGTAGCAG GTCTGCTATATGCAGCGTTCTCTGA
- the slc25a23b gene encoding calcium-binding mitochondrial carrier protein SCaMC-3b isoform X4 produces the protein MTINWNEWRDHFLFNPFHKMEDIAHYWKHSLMLDFGEQLTVPDEFSDWERRTGLVWRQLFAGAVAGAVSRTGTAPLDRLKVFLQVHGSGPGLYLQVHGSGGCSLWTGLHGMVKEGGIRSLWRGNGINVLKIAPESAMKFMAYEQIKWVIRGCKEGGTLRVQERFVAGSLAGATAQTIIYPMEVLKTRLTLRKTGQYSGTIDCARQILHKEGVRAFYRGYVPNTLGIIPYAGIDLAVYETLKNAWLQQYCTGSADPGVFVLLGCGTMSSTCGQLASYPLALIRTRMQAQASIEGAPQLSMVGQFKYIVSHEGVLGLYRGIAPNFLKVIPAVSISYVVYEHMKKALGVG, from the exons ATGACGATTAACTGGAATGAGTGGCGAGACCATTTCCTGTTCAACCCATTCCACAAAATGGAGGACATCGCCCACTATTGGAAGCACTCCTTG ATGCTTGATTTTGGAGAACAGCTGACCGTGCCGGATGAGTTTTCTGACTGGGAGAGAAGGACTGGTCTGGTCTGGCGCCAGCTGTTTGCTGGGGCAGTAGCAGGAGCTGTGTCCCGAACCGGAACCGCCCCGCTGGACAGACTCAAGGTGTTTCTTCAG GTTCATGGCTCGGGCCCTGGTTTGTACCTGCAGGTTCATGGCTCGGGCGGTTGCAGCTTGTGGACTGGGCTGCATGGAATGGTGAAGGAGGGGGGTATCAGGTCCTTATGGAGGGGCAATGGTATCAATGTACTAAAAATCGCTCCTGAGTCTGCCATGAAGTTCATGGCCTATGAGCAG ATCAAGTGGGTGATTCGGGGCTGTAAGGAAGGGGGCACACTCAGGGTACAGGAGAGGTTTGTTGCTGGCTCACTGGCTGGAGCGACCGCTCAGACCATCATCTACCCCATGGAG GTGCTGAAGACACGTCTCACTCTACGCAAGACAGGGCAGTACTCGGGGACAATAGACTGTGCCAGGCAGATCCTGCATAAAGAAGGGGTCCGGGCCTTCTATAGGGGCTATGTGCCAAACACGCTGGGCATCATCCCTTATGCTGGAATCGATCTGGCTGTCTATGAG ACTTTGAAAAATGCCTGGTTGCAGCAGTACTGTACAGGTTCAGCGGACCCTGGGGTTTTTGTGCTGCTGGGCTGTGGCACTATGTCGAGCACCTGTGGTCAGCTAGCCAGTTACCCACTGGCCCTCATCCGCACTCGTATGCAAGCCCAGG CTTCCATAGAGGGAGCTCCACAGCTCTCCATGGTGGGTCAATTCAAGTATATAGTCTCCCATGAGGGTGTGCTGGGCCTCTACCGTGGCATTGCCCCTAACTTCCTCAAGGTCATTCCTGCTGTTAGCATCTCCTATGTAGTTTATGAACATATGAAGAAAGCTCTGGGAGTGGGCTAA